A window of Blattabacterium cuenoti contains these coding sequences:
- a CDS encoding SurA N-terminal domain-containing protein translates to MAVLQSIRKNYWIIFMFIVCFVFTMILEVNGLFFFLKKKDNIIGKINKEPIYLNNYLNTLYLLKQFRQNVPDVFLQEESWKSLVYEMLLNQEAKKLGIQWTEKDFWNAISHQSIYSYISEFKNSDGSFNIKKFLIYLKKLENNTSNNYQIYQDKNLWNYERNNIPKRILSKKYIEMLMYGLNSTSLEAKRHYLNKNWYSIIDYILIPYSEIEKKYNFLSVKNWELINYIKKNKFLYNKENIRTVSFVIAKTKPSVIDKQYFDKKIHNLLYQLKYINDYHDLLSKEKEYETVFDENFYLKKNLPYNLKKFINDQSQNYNPIIIQKDNVYLIAKITGKKRVSEFVTYSHILISHKNAINSCNHRTKEEAYKTAYNLYKILKNNPSKFIFYVKKISDDSLNAKIYNGKLGSMQYNYNNLQSVRTFDIFDPKIKTGTIKIIETKFGYHIIKIDNKSHPIPAYKFLFLTTTLIPSQKTKIQLLNNVQNFLMTNKNKCLNQLINNARTNKYETIFLKDIKQNDYQIKGLNTEIDRKIINWSFDKIRKEGDSNILYNKNKDYYIIVYLSTIKQPGYSILEIKNDLIYKIRKNKIHKFFKNKIQYKSLNLKQLSKLFHKNINHNLKINFNQSWIDNYKEPKVIGSAFSLKENVTSKPIFGQHGIFFIKQKKYIVNVIKHSYNISNNMQELNNILRENMIKMLGNILMNQSDIKDYRNR, encoded by the coding sequence ATGGCTGTTTTACAAAGTATTAGAAAAAATTATTGGATTATATTCATGTTTATAGTATGTTTTGTATTTACTATGATACTGGAAGTTAATGGATTATTTTTTTTTTTAAAAAAAAAAGATAATATTATTGGTAAAATTAATAAAGAACCTATTTATTTAAATAATTATTTAAATACATTATATTTATTAAAACAGTTTCGTCAAAATGTTCCAGATGTTTTTTTACAAGAAGAATCTTGGAAATCATTAGTATACGAAATGTTATTAAATCAAGAAGCAAAGAAATTAGGTATTCAATGGACAGAAAAAGATTTTTGGAATGCGATATCTCATCAATCAATATATAGTTATATTTCAGAATTTAAAAATTCTGATGGTTCATTTAATATTAAAAAATTTTTAATTTATTTAAAAAAATTAGAGAATAATACATCAAATAATTATCAAATATATCAAGATAAAAATCTGTGGAATTATGAAAGAAACAATATTCCAAAAAGAATTTTATCTAAAAAATATATAGAAATGTTAATGTATGGTTTAAATTCCACGTCTTTAGAAGCTAAAAGACATTATTTAAATAAAAATTGGTATTCTATTATTGATTATATTTTAATACCTTATTCTGAAATAGAAAAAAAATATAATTTTTTATCTGTTAAAAATTGGGAATTAATAAATTATATAAAAAAAAATAAATTTTTATATAATAAAGAAAATATAAGAACTGTAAGTTTTGTAATTGCAAAAACTAAACCATCAGTCATCGATAAACAATATTTTGATAAAAAAATACATAATTTATTATATCAACTTAAATATATAAATGATTATCATGATTTATTATCTAAGGAAAAGGAATATGAAACTGTCTTTGATGAAAATTTTTATTTAAAAAAAAATTTACCTTATAATTTAAAAAAATTTATCAACGATCAAAGTCAAAATTATAACCCTATTATCATTCAAAAAGATAATGTCTATTTAATCGCTAAAATAACAGGAAAAAAACGGGTTTCTGAATTTGTTACATATAGTCATATATTAATTTCTCATAAAAATGCTATTAATTCTTGTAATCATAGAACAAAAGAAGAAGCTTATAAAACAGCTTATAATTTGTATAAAATTTTAAAAAACAATCCATCAAAATTTATTTTTTATGTTAAAAAAATATCTGATGATTCTTTAAATGCTAAAATATATAATGGCAAATTAGGAAGTATGCAATATAATTATAATAATCTACAATCTGTACGTACTTTTGATATATTTGATCCAAAAATTAAAACAGGAACAATAAAAATTATTGAAACTAAATTTGGATATCATATTATTAAAATAGATAATAAAAGTCATCCAATTCCAGCATACAAATTTCTTTTTTTGACAACAACATTGATTCCATCTCAAAAAACAAAAATACAATTATTGAACAATGTACAAAATTTTTTAATGACAAATAAAAACAAATGTTTAAATCAATTGATTAATAATGCAAGAACAAATAAATATGAAACAATTTTTTTAAAAGATATAAAACAAAATGATTATCAAATCAAAGGATTAAATACTGAAATAGATAGAAAAATTATTAATTGGTCATTTGATAAAATAAGAAAAGAAGGTGATTCTAATATATTATATAATAAAAATAAAGATTATTATATCATAGTTTATTTATCTACAATAAAACAACCAGGATATTCTATTTTAGAAATAAAAAATGATTTAATTTATAAAATAAGAAAAAATAAAATTCATAAATTTTTTAAAAATAAAATACAATATAAATCTTTAAATTTAAAACAATTATCTAAGTTATTTCACAAAAACATAAATCACAACCTAAAAATTAATTTTAATCAATCTTGGATAGATAATTATAAAGAACCAAAAGTTATTGGATCAGCTTTTTCATTAAAAGAAAACGTAACTTCTAAACCAATATTTGGACAACATGGAATTTTTTTTATAAAACAAAAAAAATATATTGTAAATGTTATTAAACATTCATATAATATATCTAATAATATGCAAGAATTAAATAATATTTTAAGAGAAAATATGATCAAAATGTTAGGAAATATTTTGATGAACCAATCAGATATTAAAGATTATAGAAATAGATAA
- a CDS encoding twin-arginine translocase TatA/TatE family subunit: MNNILFISCEESVLIIFVAIIIFGPKKIPEIARGIGEGVKFLKKAKNKIQQEIINKK, translated from the coding sequence ATGAATAATATTTTATTTATAAGTTGTGAAGAAAGTGTTTTAATTATATTTGTTGCAATAATTATTTTTGGACCTAAAAAAATTCCAGAAATTGCTCGTGGTATAGGAGAAGGAGTAAAATTTTTGAAAAAAGCAAAAAATAAAATACAACAAGAAATTATTAATAAAAAATAA
- a CDS encoding dihydrolipoamide acetyltransferase family protein, translating into MADIIFMPRLSDTMEEGTLVKWNKKIGDQVFEGDILAEIETDKAIQDFEIDINGVLLYCGIKEGEKARVNDILAIIGQYGENISSLIKKKTINKLKTEPEKKSETELEKESETKPEKKSEQQRKFISPVAKKMIQDKGINIHNMKGTGDSGRIVKKDIELYYENTNNMNQHFIVSNMRKEIATHLTLSKFTAPHYYLFIEIEMENIIQLRKKLNDTLSNNHKISFNDIIVKAVSRILKTHPYINATWKEKEIIYHYNINIGIAVAIHDGLMVPVIHNSDQKSLLQISKEIKDKVERSKLRKLQQQEIKNSTFTISNLGMYGIDSFTSIINIPNSSILSVGTIKEKPIVKNHKIKIGNIMKITLSCDHRVIDGNKGCNFLLDLKKMLEDPITILV; encoded by the coding sequence ATGGCAGACATCATATTTATGCCCAGATTAAGTGATACTATGGAAGAAGGAACTCTTGTAAAATGGAATAAAAAAATAGGTGATCAAGTGTTCGAAGGAGATATTTTAGCTGAAATTGAAACAGATAAAGCTATTCAAGATTTTGAAATTGATATTAATGGAGTATTGCTTTATTGTGGAATAAAAGAAGGTGAAAAAGCACGTGTTAATGATATTTTAGCAATTATTGGACAATATGGAGAAAATATAAGTTCTTTGATCAAAAAGAAAACTATTAATAAACTAAAAACAGAGCCAGAAAAAAAATCAGAAACAGAGCTAGAAAAAGAATCAGAAACAAAGCCAGAAAAAAAATCAGAACAACAAAGAAAATTCATTTCTCCTGTTGCAAAGAAGATGATTCAAGACAAAGGAATAAATATTCATAATATGAAAGGAACTGGAGATAGTGGAAGAATTGTAAAAAAAGATATTGAATTATATTATGAAAACACTAATAATATGAATCAACATTTTATTGTTTCTAATATGAGAAAAGAAATAGCAACTCATTTAACATTATCTAAATTTACTGCCCCTCATTATTATTTATTTATTGAAATAGAAATGGAAAATATAATTCAATTAAGGAAAAAATTAAATGATACATTATCTAATAATCATAAAATATCTTTTAATGATATTATTGTTAAAGCAGTATCACGTATTTTAAAAACACATCCTTATATTAATGCTACATGGAAAGAAAAAGAAATTATTTATCATTATAATATAAATATAGGAATAGCTGTTGCTATACACGATGGATTAATGGTACCAGTGATACATAATTCTGATCAAAAATCTTTATTACAAATATCAAAAGAAATTAAAGATAAAGTCGAACGTTCAAAATTAAGAAAACTTCAACAACAAGAAATAAAAAATAGTACATTCACTATTTCCAATTTAGGAATGTATGGAATAGATTCTTTTACTTCAATTATTAATATTCCAAATTCTTCTATTTTATCTGTAGGAACTATTAAGGAAAAACCTATTGTAAAAAATCATAAAATAAAAATTGGCAATATTATGAAAATAACATTGTCTTGTGATCATAGAGTTATAGATGGTAATAAAGGGTGTAATTTTTTACTAGATTTAAAAAAAATGTTAGAGGATCCAATCACTATTTTAGTTTAG
- a CDS encoding POTRA domain-containing protein, whose translation MNISYVNTKNIIIVINKNNEIINKVNDEIDDERKNEIDDEKKNEIDDERKNEIDDERKNEIDNERKNEIDDERKNEIDDERKNERSDNRNIDYDIYEKTKYKENNKKNPIIPQNVVVIKNIFIKGTTKYSIDKISKISNIHKGDYLNIKGKTIYNAIHRLWNSNLFKNISLYKENIHNNKKNKNEINIYFELEDRICFDKILIKGVTKDLEKHQFSCIKNNNHSDMISDDFIQKIKNEIIDFYIKQGYLKVSISANIEYQKKNNFLVLDVFLGNKIFLSKILFNGNKIFSDKELDKIMKQNNNNNNNNNYLYYFYNKNIDLDYNKGIENIISKYQSCGFRDIQITFNKIIKNDQKNYEVIVNISEGKKYYIGNINFVGNTVYSTKYLKEILNYNNGDIYNKQKLENLIFNQNISNSIIYNYLNLGYFSIKIFISETKVINDKIYLEIKIKENHPLYIKSIHIDGNTITSNHIITRELKHHIGDRISIKKIYEDLNRLQSLDLFKLVYPKIIYHNHDLVDLTWQVIENNHNYFKFMIGSDNIKNCLGSFNIYLKNISIKKLFNIKQWNPFPNPQGDGQKLLLYNKLGTNYQHYGMSFIEPRIGDNNNISYFVKINCLNKIIKNSCDPDLLLFNEIYHDNNYNITDNNKLLNNKRQYSIGLSTPITLLNDPYYKLDFGINYDRYIYHSNNIIKHPLYLNNLYYLIALKKFSKESNNIFPLSGSQIEINGIFTLPYSKIFNDEHTKNSWLEYFKIKSLFYWYKQICTNLVFKTGCEFGILGKYNDNKDLFAFQKFYMGGRHKNIYGIFYPYNFIPLRGYSLQNFNNPGGFLYDKYLLEMRYLMFNNIKNNKLWANVFLEGVNIILPNSNKFSINNMKNSIGLGFRCSYIPLGIFGIDLGYPLFKDENNNTKWKIHFIIENNNN comes from the coding sequence ATGAATATTTCATATGTAAATACGAAAAATATCATTATAGTAATTAATAAGAATAATGAAATAATAAATAAAGTCAATGATGAAATAGATGATGAAAGAAAAAATGAAATAGATGATGAAAAAAAAAATGAAATAGATGATGAAAGAAAAAATGAAATAGATGATGAAAGAAAAAATGAAATAGATAATGAAAGAAAAAATGAAATAGATGATGAAAGAAAAAATGAAATAGATGATGAAAGAAAAAATGAACGATCTGATAACAGAAACATAGATTATGACATATATGAAAAAACAAAATATAAAGAGAATAATAAAAAGAATCCAATAATACCACAAAATGTTGTTGTTATAAAAAATATTTTTATTAAAGGAACAACAAAATATAGTATTGATAAAATATCAAAAATATCAAATATACATAAAGGAGATTATTTAAATATTAAAGGAAAAACAATATATAATGCAATTCATAGATTATGGAATAGTAATTTATTTAAAAATATTTCTCTTTATAAAGAAAATATTCATAATAATAAAAAGAATAAAAATGAAATTAATATTTATTTTGAATTAGAAGATAGAATATGTTTTGATAAAATTCTTATTAAAGGAGTCACTAAAGATCTAGAAAAACATCAATTCAGTTGTATCAAGAATAATAATCATTCAGATATGATATCTGATGATTTTATTCAAAAAATAAAAAATGAAATTATTGATTTTTATATTAAACAAGGATATTTAAAAGTATCAATAAGTGCTAATATAGAATATCAGAAAAAAAATAATTTTTTAGTTTTAGATGTTTTTCTAGGTAATAAAATTTTTTTATCAAAAATATTATTTAATGGAAATAAAATATTTTCTGATAAAGAATTAGATAAAATAATGAAACAAAATAATAATAATAATAATAATAATAATTATTTATATTATTTTTATAATAAAAATATTGATTTAGACTATAATAAAGGAATCGAAAATATTATATCTAAGTATCAATCTTGTGGATTTAGAGATATTCAAATTACATTCAATAAGATTATTAAAAATGATCAAAAAAATTATGAAGTAATAGTAAATATATCAGAAGGTAAAAAATATTATATAGGAAATATCAATTTTGTAGGAAATACTGTTTATAGTACAAAATATTTAAAAGAAATATTAAATTATAATAATGGAGATATTTATAATAAACAAAAACTTGAAAATTTAATTTTCAATCAAAATATAAGTAATAGTATAATTTATAATTATCTTAATTTAGGATATTTTTCTATTAAAATATTCATTTCAGAAACAAAAGTAATAAATGATAAAATATATTTAGAGATTAAAATAAAAGAAAATCATCCTTTATATATTAAAAGTATCCATATTGATGGTAATACAATTACGTCAAATCATATTATTACAAGGGAATTAAAACATCATATAGGAGATCGTATATCAATTAAAAAAATTTATGAAGATTTGAACCGTTTACAATCATTAGATCTTTTTAAGTTAGTATATCCAAAAATTATTTATCATAATCATGATTTAGTTGATTTAACATGGCAAGTGATTGAAAATAATCATAATTATTTTAAATTTATGATTGGATCTGATAACATAAAAAATTGTTTAGGAAGTTTTAATATATATTTGAAAAATATTTCTATTAAAAAATTATTTAATATCAAACAATGGAATCCATTTCCAAATCCTCAAGGGGATGGACAAAAATTATTATTATATAATAAATTGGGAACCAATTACCAACATTATGGAATGTCTTTTATAGAACCTAGGATAGGAGACAATAATAACATATCTTATTTTGTCAAAATAAATTGTTTAAATAAAATTATTAAAAATAGTTGTGATCCTGATTTGTTATTATTCAATGAAATATATCATGATAATAATTATAATATAACAGATAATAATAAATTATTAAATAATAAAAGACAGTATTCTATTGGATTAAGTACTCCTATAACATTGCTTAATGATCCATATTATAAATTAGATTTTGGTATTAATTATGATAGATATATTTATCATAGTAATAATATAATAAAACATCCTCTGTATTTAAATAATTTATATTATTTAATTGCTTTAAAAAAATTTTCTAAAGAATCTAACAATATATTTCCTTTAAGTGGATCACAAATAGAAATTAATGGTATATTTACATTACCATATAGTAAAATATTTAATGATGAACATACTAAGAATTCATGGTTAGAATATTTTAAAATAAAATCTTTATTTTATTGGTATAAACAAATATGTACTAATCTTGTATTTAAAACTGGATGTGAATTTGGCATTTTAGGGAAATATAATGATAATAAAGATTTATTTGCTTTTCAAAAATTTTATATGGGAGGTAGACACAAAAATATATATGGAATATTTTATCCATATAATTTTATTCCATTAAGAGGTTATTCATTACAAAATTTTAATAATCCAGGAGGATTCCTTTATGATAAATATCTTTTAGAAATGCGTTATTTGATGTTTAATAATATTAAGAATAATAAATTATGGGCAAATGTATTTTTAGAAGGTGTAAATATTATTTTACCAAATTCAAATAAATTCTCTATTAATAATATGAAAAATTCTATTGGATTGGGATTTCGTTGTTCTTATATTCCATTAGGAATATTTGGTATAGATTTGGGATATCCATTATTTAAAGATGAAAATAATAATACAAAATGGAAAATTCATTTTATAATAGAAAATAATAATAATTAA
- a CDS encoding TerC family protein, with protein sequence MKQFIIDIINHPIISLSIIINIFFIESILSMDNVVILASMINEIEEKYRPKAMQYGIFGAYFFRSLAIFFSSILIHIWWLKLLGGIYLIYISCFFFLKDKKYLKFNNNKYIYNSFWKMILSIEIIDLSFSIDNLFAIIAFSKNFFLILLGTFMGIFTMRYFAKIFAKIIKKNVFIKQFAFVIIFLLGIKLILETYDLWPFSSILTESLLSLITITCFILSILISFIKNKTNTKLK encoded by the coding sequence ATGAAACAGTTTATAATAGATATTATCAATCATCCAATAATTTCTTTATCTATCATAATCAATATTTTTTTTATAGAAAGTATATTGTCTATGGATAATGTAGTAATATTAGCATCTATGATAAATGAGATAGAAGAAAAATATAGACCAAAAGCTATGCAATATGGAATATTTGGAGCTTATTTTTTTAGAAGTTTAGCCATTTTTTTCTCTTCAATATTAATTCATATATGGTGGTTAAAATTATTAGGTGGAATATATTTAATATATATTAGTTGTTTTTTCTTTTTAAAAGATAAAAAATATTTAAAATTTAATAATAATAAATACATTTACAATTCATTTTGGAAAATGATATTATCTATAGAAATAATAGATTTATCTTTTTCAATTGATAATTTATTTGCTATTATTGCATTTTCAAAAAATTTTTTTTTAATATTATTAGGAACTTTTATGGGAATTTTTACCATGAGATATTTCGCTAAAATTTTTGCAAAAATCATTAAAAAAAATGTATTTATCAAGCAATTTGCATTTGTTATTATTTTTTTATTAGGTATCAAATTAATATTAGAAACATATGATTTATGGCCATTTTCTTCAATATTGACAGAAAGTCTTTTATCATTAATTACAATTACATGCTTTATACTATCAATACTTATATCATTTATAAAAAACAAAACGAACACTAAACTAAAATAG